One Leptospira bourretii DNA segment encodes these proteins:
- a CDS encoding TonB-dependent receptor plug domain-containing protein — MYFFYPFLLPILCLFLLFIGEVHSQTRPRENGKNSKTVEKTPNTPTVPVPTETTPTDPNQTTQNPAPVPEEGNKEETPTEEADRFKDLDNKNGIVVTGSRGERRLKDSAVATEVISRKRIEQTGARNLGEVLDTQTGINVTPFFGGSQVQMLGLDSKYVLFLVDGQRIAGRLNNTIDLTRFKVQNIERVEIVKGSSSSLYGADAIGGVINIITKQAEKPEHYQFRTTYGNGRQTNFGTQGEKNLIADVGFKNEFVASNFFGGFNQSAAYDLDPKTPATTGNAFQDNNVGGNMTFNPDGKFKVKTGINYLNRNQAGVDSRSNGGVFDRTNLTNDFLGLGALEYAYGKRNMVSLRGNFSRWENHYKLDQRNSNELDVKELTNEFSSQGVAQIDHEINNDHMITAGVESYSEELQSDRLQRRNAFRTRRAAFIQDEWVVWRQGFVWRLVPGVRHDVDSQFGGQTTPKIATKVDITSNLVFRASYGKGFRPPSFRELYLRFENPGVGYVVDGNDKLRPERSTTVNADIEYTPFKFWTLSLSVFRNDITDLIQYSFGTRTSEFANFQLKNIQRAYTRGVEAGSRVRFLKYFALELGYNQTDTRDLTTDRPLEGRALHQGTMNFFVNAPGGWEFALRAKRLDKRPFYSTTNEFTAGSSTALIDQQTKSVEENNKVVYGKPFTLLNVRMEKKFFDGRMSLFLGVDNVLDQYELTYNPIRPRFYYGGLQATF; from the coding sequence ATGTATTTTTTTTATCCGTTTCTATTGCCAATCCTTTGCTTATTTTTATTATTCATTGGCGAGGTCCATTCTCAAACACGTCCACGCGAAAACGGAAAAAATTCAAAAACCGTAGAAAAAACACCTAACACACCAACGGTGCCTGTACCAACAGAAACAACTCCCACTGATCCAAACCAAACAACACAAAATCCTGCTCCCGTTCCAGAAGAGGGAAACAAAGAAGAAACTCCAACGGAAGAAGCTGACCGTTTCAAAGATTTGGACAATAAAAATGGGATTGTGGTTACAGGATCACGCGGAGAACGAAGACTCAAAGATTCTGCTGTGGCTACAGAAGTTATTTCTAGAAAACGAATTGAACAAACTGGTGCGCGTAACCTAGGTGAGGTGCTAGATACTCAAACGGGAATCAATGTAACGCCGTTTTTTGGTGGGTCACAGGTCCAAATGTTGGGCCTTGATTCCAAGTATGTATTGTTTCTTGTAGATGGACAACGGATTGCTGGCCGATTGAACAATACAATTGACCTCACTCGATTCAAAGTTCAAAATATCGAACGAGTTGAAATTGTAAAAGGCAGTTCTTCTTCTTTGTATGGGGCCGATGCCATTGGCGGTGTCATCAATATCATTACCAAACAAGCAGAAAAACCAGAACACTACCAATTCCGAACTACTTATGGAAACGGAAGACAAACTAACTTTGGAACCCAAGGTGAAAAAAACTTAATCGCTGATGTCGGATTTAAAAATGAATTTGTGGCTTCCAATTTTTTTGGAGGATTCAACCAATCAGCTGCTTACGATTTAGATCCAAAAACCCCAGCCACAACTGGAAACGCATTTCAAGATAACAACGTCGGTGGGAATATGACCTTCAATCCCGATGGAAAATTCAAGGTCAAAACTGGAATCAATTATCTAAACCGTAATCAGGCCGGTGTCGACTCCAGAAGCAATGGTGGTGTTTTTGATAGAACCAATCTCACGAACGACTTTCTTGGTTTAGGTGCCCTTGAGTATGCTTATGGAAAACGAAATATGGTTTCCTTACGCGGAAATTTCTCTCGTTGGGAAAACCACTATAAATTAGACCAAAGAAATTCGAACGAATTGGACGTAAAAGAACTCACAAATGAGTTCTCATCGCAAGGTGTCGCCCAAATTGATCATGAAATTAACAATGATCATATGATCACTGCTGGGGTTGAATCTTACTCAGAAGAATTACAATCGGACAGACTACAAAGAAGAAATGCCTTCCGAACTAGAAGAGCAGCCTTCATTCAAGATGAATGGGTAGTTTGGCGACAAGGTTTTGTTTGGCGACTAGTTCCAGGGGTTCGCCATGATGTGGATTCCCAATTTGGTGGACAAACAACTCCGAAAATTGCAACCAAAGTAGATATTACAAGCAATCTAGTGTTCCGAGCCAGTTACGGAAAAGGATTCCGGCCTCCTTCGTTCCGAGAACTTTATTTACGATTCGAAAATCCAGGTGTGGGTTATGTGGTTGATGGAAATGACAAACTAAGACCTGAAAGATCCACAACTGTAAATGCTGATATTGAATATACCCCCTTTAAATTTTGGACCTTGTCTCTCAGTGTATTTCGCAATGACATTACCGATCTCATCCAATATAGTTTTGGAACGAGAACCAGTGAATTTGCCAACTTCCAACTAAAAAATATCCAACGTGCCTATACACGAGGGGTGGAAGCTGGATCTCGGGTTCGATTTCTCAAATACTTTGCATTGGAGCTGGGTTACAACCAAACCGACACGAGGGACCTAACAACAGATAGACCCCTAGAAGGAAGGGCTCTCCACCAAGGAACAATGAACTTTTTTGTAAATGCTCCTGGCGGTTGGGAATTTGCCCTCCGTGCCAAACGTCTAGACAAACGGCCGTTTTATAGTACAACCAATGAATTCACTGCCGGTTCTAGCACTGCCCTCATCGACCAACAAACCAAAAGCGTTGAAGAAAATAACAAAGTTGTCTATGGGAAACCGTTTACGTTACTGAACGTACGGATGGAGAAAAAATTCTTCGATGGAAGGATGTCTTTATTTTTAGGAGTAGACAACGTCCTGGACCAATACGAGCTTACTTACAATCCTATTCGGCCCAGGTTTTACTATGGTGGACTCCAAGCCACTTTTTGA
- a CDS encoding DUF3015 domain-containing protein, producing MFTRSFHSFFKVQLVVVSLFGLLISAPVGLFSEPYGMAGCGLGSMVPVWKNDIGQVLAATTNGSLSSQTFGITSGTSNCTTDGIVRADRAQEVFVTYNEGPLELETTRGNGERIQAIASLLGCPTHSNELGKLMKEKHSFIFDHSKDTESSVRSKIILSRLKAKIAEDSGLKQACLY from the coding sequence ATGTTCACCCGAAGTTTCCATTCCTTTTTTAAAGTCCAACTTGTAGTTGTTAGTTTGTTTGGTTTGCTGATTTCAGCGCCTGTAGGCCTTTTCTCAGAACCGTATGGGATGGCTGGTTGTGGGCTTGGGTCCATGGTCCCAGTTTGGAAAAATGATATTGGGCAAGTTCTTGCTGCTACAACGAACGGGAGTCTTTCGTCGCAAACATTTGGAATTACTTCCGGTACATCCAATTGTACAACTGATGGAATTGTAAGGGCTGACCGTGCCCAAGAAGTTTTTGTTACTTATAATGAAGGTCCTTTGGAATTAGAAACTACTCGTGGAAATGGGGAAAGGATTCAGGCCATCGCTTCTTTGTTAGGTTGTCCGACTCATAGCAATGAGTTAGGGAAGTTAATGAAAGAAAAACATTCCTTTATTTTTGATCATTCAAAAGACACAGAATCGAGTGTTCGATCCAAAATTATTTTATCTAGATTAAAGGCAAAAATTGCAGAAGATTCTGGATTAAAACAAGCTTGTTTGTACTAA
- a CDS encoding FAD-binding oxidoreductase, whose protein sequence is MLTPQINLFKKSNPILAQVIANSRLTPEPGKGKRPAKEGDSAVHRITIAVDHNTYPYMIGQSAGIIPPGVDPEKQAKGSADPSYTIRLYSIASPSFSFGQTKDNIEFVVKRDNVYDENGNLLHKGVCSNYLCDLKPGDTVTMTGPAGKKFLLPQTDFSGDIFFFATGTGISPFFGMVEELLVQKLISFQGNVWLVYGAPYSDEIVLRDYFEDMAKIHPNFHFITAISREEKNSFDGGKMYITHRAKENAEAIKNAVNGNGKFYICGGPKGMEKGVIQEIMSACATGLSYDEFKKDLEEKEQLFVETY, encoded by the coding sequence TTGCTTACCCCTCAAATCAATCTTTTTAAAAAATCCAATCCCATCCTAGCCCAAGTCATTGCCAACTCCCGTTTGACCCCCGAACCAGGAAAAGGAAAACGCCCGGCAAAGGAAGGAGATTCTGCCGTACACCGAATCACCATTGCCGTCGATCACAATACTTATCCCTATATGATTGGGCAAAGTGCAGGGATCATTCCCCCAGGAGTGGATCCAGAAAAACAAGCGAAAGGCTCGGCTGATCCTTCGTATACGATCCGTTTGTATTCCATCGCCTCACCATCGTTCAGTTTTGGACAAACAAAGGACAATATTGAATTCGTTGTAAAAAGGGACAATGTGTACGATGAAAATGGAAATCTCCTCCACAAAGGAGTCTGTTCCAATTATCTTTGTGATTTGAAACCAGGCGATACAGTAACAATGACTGGACCTGCCGGGAAAAAATTCTTACTTCCCCAAACTGACTTTTCTGGTGATATTTTCTTTTTTGCAACAGGGACAGGAATCAGTCCTTTTTTTGGAATGGTGGAAGAACTCCTCGTTCAGAAGTTAATTTCCTTCCAAGGAAATGTTTGGTTGGTTTACGGAGCACCTTATTCTGACGAAATTGTACTCCGCGATTATTTTGAAGATATGGCAAAAATCCATCCTAATTTTCATTTTATAACAGCGATTAGCCGGGAAGAAAAAAATTCTTTCGATGGTGGGAAAATGTACATCACTCACCGTGCAAAAGAAAATGCAGAAGCAATTAAAAATGCTGTCAATGGAAACGGTAAGTTTTATATTTGTGGCGGTCCGAAGGGAATGGAAAAAGGAGTGATACAAGAGATCATGTCAGCTTGCGCAACTGGTCTTTCGTATGATGAATTTAAAAAAGACCTGGAAGAAAAAGAACAACTTTTTGTAGAGACGTACTAA
- a CDS encoding transcriptional coactivator p15/PC4 family protein, producing MAKTGIIRDIDKGRGEVIRVEISEYKGQTFFNIRVWYTDPNGELKPTQKGIAIAPALVGDLKEAIEEAERWLA from the coding sequence ATGGCAAAAACAGGAATCATTCGAGACATTGACAAAGGACGGGGAGAAGTCATCCGTGTAGAAATCTCCGAATACAAAGGCCAAACTTTTTTTAACATTCGAGTTTGGTATACCGATCCAAATGGAGAATTAAAACCCACTCAAAAAGGTATCGCCATTGCTCCAGCACTTGTTGGTGATTTGAAAGAGGCAATCGAAGAAGCAGAACGTTGGTTGGCATAA
- a CDS encoding VWA domain-containing protein — protein MFVDAKLEYPIIQEKEIQETHLLLRFRTPANPKIEERKPLVIGLTIDKSWSMKGEKMEAVIDASCALVNWLTRHDAVAIIAYSADVQIIQPVTQLTEKVSVTDKIRNIQVATSTNLSGGWLSALKSLTQSKIPNAYKRVLLLTDGNPTSGIKEKEALVKIAEDHLAMGISTTTIGVGNDFNEEILVEIAKAGGGNFHYIDNPEKASDIFFDEFGDIGALYAQAIDVELQLAPGVRLKQVLSETSHQILEEFDEFLGDSKTISRQKINLQLGDLRADDIRNLVLRLEIDDRVNQTESPFCEVNVSYYNLLQQNALESVKENFQFPKGNHKGKQDPDVLVEILIANATTGIKEITDFIKRGHVEDAKALLFGLIQDIKNNLHFAPNALGSVLGRLQILETKITTKSDDLNKHLFMNSQIMMKGPEKLDLKDVILHDEIFEYHTTGDIDLYKCPEIKLLLEQKMSEGFRYVVFDFANTSHIDSSAIGMVIQIVGWLRRRGGELVVANIHDSVKKIFEITRLYNHIRVAESLSSAKEILQRIIYANEGDKKPS, from the coding sequence ATGTTCGTAGATGCTAAATTGGAATACCCAATCATCCAAGAAAAAGAGATTCAGGAAACCCATCTTTTGTTACGGTTTCGAACTCCGGCAAACCCAAAGATTGAGGAACGTAAACCTTTGGTCATTGGTCTTACGATTGATAAAAGTTGGTCCATGAAAGGAGAAAAAATGGAAGCAGTCATTGATGCTTCTTGCGCTCTTGTCAATTGGCTCACAAGGCATGATGCCGTTGCTATCATTGCCTATTCAGCAGATGTACAAATCATCCAACCAGTCACCCAGCTAACAGAAAAAGTTTCTGTTACGGATAAAATTAGAAACATCCAAGTAGCCACTTCTACAAACTTGAGTGGTGGATGGTTGTCTGCATTAAAAAGCCTGACCCAGTCAAAAATTCCCAATGCTTACAAACGAGTGTTATTACTCACCGATGGCAATCCCACTTCTGGAATCAAAGAAAAAGAAGCATTGGTAAAAATTGCAGAAGATCATTTGGCGATGGGAATCTCAACTACAACCATTGGCGTTGGAAACGATTTTAATGAAGAGATTTTAGTTGAAATTGCGAAAGCTGGTGGGGGAAATTTTCATTATATCGATAACCCAGAAAAGGCTTCTGATATTTTCTTTGATGAATTTGGCGATATTGGGGCTTTGTATGCACAAGCCATTGATGTCGAATTACAACTGGCTCCTGGAGTTCGATTGAAACAAGTTTTGTCAGAAACATCTCATCAGATATTGGAAGAATTTGATGAGTTTCTCGGTGATTCCAAAACTATATCGAGACAAAAAATCAATCTCCAGTTAGGTGATCTGAGAGCCGATGACATCCGCAACTTAGTGTTACGGTTGGAAATTGATGATCGGGTGAACCAAACTGAATCTCCTTTTTGTGAAGTAAACGTATCTTATTATAATTTATTACAACAAAATGCTTTAGAATCTGTAAAAGAAAACTTTCAGTTTCCCAAAGGAAATCACAAAGGAAAACAAGATCCAGATGTTTTGGTTGAGATATTGATTGCCAATGCAACGACAGGGATCAAAGAAATTACCGATTTTATCAAACGAGGTCATGTAGAAGACGCCAAAGCTTTGTTATTTGGCCTCATTCAAGATATTAAAAATAACTTACACTTTGCACCAAATGCACTTGGTTCAGTCCTTGGCCGTCTTCAAATTTTGGAAACAAAAATCACTACCAAGTCAGATGATTTAAACAAACATTTATTTATGAATTCACAGATTATGATGAAGGGACCAGAAAAATTGGATCTAAAGGATGTCATCCTACATGATGAAATTTTTGAATATCATACAACGGGTGATATTGATTTGTACAAATGCCCTGAAATCAAACTTCTTTTAGAGCAAAAAATGTCAGAAGGATTTCGCTATGTAGTTTTTGATTTTGCCAATACTTCTCATATTGACTCATCAGCCATTGGAATGGTGATTCAGATTGTGGGTTGGCTCAGAAGGCGAGGTGGTGAACTCGTGGTTGCCAACATCCATGATTCTGTGAAAAAAATTTTCGAAATCACTCGGTTGTACAACCACATTCGTGTCGCAGAAAGTCTTTCCTCTGCCAAAGAAATTTTACAGAGGATCATTTATGCAAATGAAGGAGATAAAAAACCTAGTTAG
- a CDS encoding 7-carboxy-7-deazaguanine synthase QueE, which translates to MFGKIHEVYSSISGEGISQGIPTVFIRFAGCSLRCGKTDSRALWCDTAYALGPNQGTEKSLDSLWSELESLDPNHGYQVLLTGGEPLEGKNRDLSLSIAEKIYQHRTSIGLPYPASRVETNGSERITEDAFFIFTMDYKLPGSGMEDRMDEENFQILEKRHNSLDEIKFVVRDRIDFERSIEVIREKKIHTNILYSPVHGEVDAKELVEWIKVDNPPKCRLSLQIHKVLWGNQKGV; encoded by the coding sequence ATGTTTGGAAAAATTCATGAAGTCTATTCTTCCATTTCTGGCGAAGGAATTTCACAAGGAATCCCTACAGTTTTTATTCGTTTTGCTGGATGTTCCTTACGTTGTGGCAAAACAGATTCAAGAGCATTATGGTGTGACACAGCTTATGCCCTAGGACCAAACCAAGGTACAGAAAAAAGTTTAGATTCCCTTTGGTCAGAGTTAGAAAGTTTAGATCCCAATCATGGATACCAAGTTTTACTTACTGGTGGCGAACCTTTAGAAGGAAAAAATAGAGATCTATCCCTCTCAATCGCAGAGAAAATTTACCAACATAGAACCAGTATTGGTTTGCCCTACCCTGCTTCCCGAGTGGAAACCAATGGAAGCGAACGAATCACCGAAGATGCTTTTTTTATTTTCACTATGGACTACAAACTGCCTGGATCGGGGATGGAAGACAGGATGGATGAGGAAAATTTCCAGATTCTAGAAAAGAGACATAATTCACTTGACGAAATCAAGTTCGTTGTGCGAGATAGAATCGACTTTGAAAGAAGTATCGAAGTCATTCGCGAAAAAAAAATACACACAAATATATTGTATTCGCCCGTCCACGGTGAAGTGGATGCCAAAGAACTGGTCGAATGGATCAAAGTAGACAACCCACCTAAGTGTCGTTTGTCGCTTCAAATTCACAAAGTGCTTTGGGGAAATCAGAAAGGAGTTTGA
- a CDS encoding DEAD/DEAH box helicase: MEVPTQLSLDFETTVEPKQTNEYGFLIDEPELGLAKVTKESPTSVDLFFESKEIFRTVNKSNKNLQFLNQYPDSLRVWEEFPKAMDLALDASQLKLTYNFNKLSSLSNSRTRLLPHQIESTFIVANSLKPRFILADEVGLGKTIEAGLAVKELMFRRGLKRVLVVAPSPLLVQWQQEMKNKFNEEFAIVRRRNFVTNGPDHWRNFNKIITSIDFIKNPRYAEEILGTKWDIVVFDEAHRLRRDYSKITRGYLFAEKIARKTECLLLLTATPFRGKLEELFYLLHLVDPNILGPYHTFVNDYVVGQKGDLKEKISKVLLRRRKVEVGGFTKRFAKTVRIDLSPIERAFYDETTDYVKREYNMAMGTKNRAIGFVMVVFQKLLDSSVIALLSALQKRKFMLESKFHYMKEHETTLDDWDLDETEGVEDFITELEDEEMSSFQRIKRELFTLNRLIHLGKQIKEDKKTQKLKETLYRLKKEGHKKFIIFTQFRTTQDHLQSVLEPDFKVSPFHGSLSMDEKEVAIQKFKEDYEILICTEAGGEGRNLQFANILFNYDLPWSPLKIEQRIGRIHRFGQKDNVYIFNFASKDTVAERILEVLTNKIRLFEESIGASDDLLGTIEEELDFNSSLMKFVTGTKTKEELETEFDLRIQVAQKGFEKLNALVTPKVLDFNLKDYYDHTLEEREWNNSHLEEVVAQGSKFFQSHLPGTLTSVGKGSYEYKNTEGKIKKATFDSDLALTNDSLEFMAFGHPFVEKVTELLTQSDVGRKKKYLLSSALGQKILFVFQVEFDFSLKRKDLFFVEFDLKKKRTSVLTEKPTEWAEAKTYVPEKELPLSKLEEAFIHCYPVVETEAETKKEILRKETLSIFQKEEYKVELSHQKTIRQLEEKLMRQEAAYKWDNRPEKKAVLHKTMKEIQRAKDEYTVEIRKIKNGAKIFHKIRLFQTYISI; the protein is encoded by the coding sequence ATGGAAGTCCCTACTCAATTAAGTTTAGATTTTGAAACAACGGTTGAACCAAAACAAACAAATGAGTATGGGTTTCTCATCGACGAACCTGAGTTAGGTCTTGCAAAAGTAACAAAAGAATCTCCCACTTCTGTGGACCTATTCTTTGAATCCAAAGAAATTTTTCGAACAGTCAACAAATCAAATAAAAACTTACAGTTTTTAAACCAATACCCTGATTCTCTCCGTGTTTGGGAAGAATTTCCGAAAGCAATGGACTTAGCATTAGATGCAAGCCAACTCAAACTCACTTATAATTTTAATAAATTATCCTCTCTCTCTAATTCTAGAACTCGTTTGCTCCCTCATCAAATTGAGTCCACCTTCATTGTAGCCAATAGTTTAAAACCAAGGTTTATTTTGGCAGATGAAGTGGGTCTTGGGAAAACCATTGAAGCTGGTCTGGCCGTAAAAGAACTTATGTTTCGTCGTGGCCTCAAACGTGTGCTTGTGGTAGCACCTTCTCCTCTTCTTGTCCAATGGCAGCAGGAGATGAAAAACAAATTCAATGAAGAGTTTGCGATTGTTCGCAGAAGAAATTTTGTTACAAATGGACCCGATCATTGGAGAAACTTTAACAAAATCATTACCTCCATCGATTTTATCAAAAATCCAAGGTATGCGGAAGAAATTCTTGGAACCAAATGGGACATCGTGGTATTTGATGAGGCACATAGGCTTCGTCGCGATTATTCGAAAATCACTCGTGGGTATTTGTTTGCCGAAAAAATTGCTAGAAAAACCGAATGCCTTCTCCTTCTCACGGCAACACCATTTCGAGGAAAACTAGAAGAACTTTTTTATCTCCTGCACTTAGTTGATCCGAATATCCTTGGGCCGTATCATACATTCGTAAATGATTATGTGGTGGGTCAAAAAGGTGACTTAAAGGAAAAAATCTCCAAAGTATTACTTCGTCGTCGGAAAGTAGAAGTTGGTGGATTTACAAAACGTTTTGCAAAGACAGTTCGGATCGATTTATCTCCCATTGAACGTGCGTTTTATGATGAAACCACAGATTATGTAAAAAGAGAATACAATATGGCAATGGGGACGAAAAACCGTGCCATTGGTTTTGTAATGGTTGTTTTCCAAAAACTTTTGGATTCTTCCGTCATTGCCCTTCTTTCTGCCTTACAAAAAAGAAAGTTTATGTTGGAATCCAAATTCCATTACATGAAAGAACATGAAACCACTCTGGATGATTGGGATTTAGATGAAACAGAAGGTGTCGAAGACTTCATCACCGAATTAGAAGATGAAGAAATGTCTAGTTTCCAAAGGATCAAACGAGAGCTATTCACTCTGAACCGCCTCATCCATTTGGGAAAACAAATCAAAGAAGATAAAAAAACTCAAAAACTAAAAGAAACTCTCTATCGTTTAAAGAAAGAAGGTCATAAAAAATTTATCATCTTCACACAATTCAGAACCACACAAGACCATTTACAATCAGTTTTAGAACCAGACTTCAAGGTTTCTCCATTCCACGGCTCTTTGAGTATGGATGAAAAAGAAGTCGCTATCCAAAAATTCAAAGAAGACTATGAGATCTTAATTTGTACAGAAGCTGGTGGCGAAGGTCGTAACCTACAATTTGCTAACATACTTTTTAACTATGACTTACCATGGAGTCCACTCAAGATCGAACAACGTATCGGAAGGATCCATCGATTTGGACAAAAAGATAATGTTTATATCTTTAACTTTGCTTCCAAAGATACAGTAGCGGAAAGAATTTTAGAAGTACTCACAAATAAAATCCGGCTGTTTGAAGAATCCATTGGTGCTTCTGATGATTTACTCGGAACTATCGAAGAGGAACTTGATTTCAACTCAAGTCTTATGAAATTCGTAACCGGAACAAAAACCAAAGAAGAATTAGAAACTGAATTTGACCTTCGCATCCAAGTCGCCCAAAAAGGATTTGAAAAACTCAACGCCCTTGTGACTCCAAAAGTTTTAGATTTTAATTTAAAAGATTATTACGACCATACATTAGAAGAAAGAGAATGGAATAACAGCCATCTCGAAGAAGTAGTCGCCCAAGGTTCAAAATTTTTCCAATCTCACCTACCAGGAACTCTGACTTCCGTTGGGAAAGGATCCTATGAATACAAAAACACCGAAGGAAAAATCAAAAAAGCTACTTTTGATTCCGATTTAGCACTTACCAATGATTCTCTCGAATTTATGGCCTTTGGTCATCCCTTTGTCGAAAAAGTAACGGAATTACTCACACAAAGTGACGTTGGGCGTAAAAAGAAATACCTACTCTCCAGTGCCTTAGGTCAAAAAATTCTTTTTGTTTTCCAAGTTGAATTTGATTTTTCACTAAAACGAAAAGATCTCTTTTTCGTTGAATTTGATTTAAAGAAAAAAAGAACTTCAGTACTTACGGAAAAACCAACGGAATGGGCAGAAGCCAAAACATATGTCCCTGAAAAAGAATTACCACTTTCAAAACTAGAAGAAGCATTTATTCATTGTTATCCGGTTGTAGAAACGGAAGCCGAAACTAAAAAAGAAATTCTAAGAAAGGAAACCTTGTCAATTTTTCAAAAAGAAGAATACAAAGTAGAACTTTCTCACCAAAAAACCATCCGTCAGTTAGAAGAAAAATTGATGCGCCAAGAAGCAGCTTATAAATGGGACAATCGTCCTGAAAAAAAAGCAGTCCTTCATAAAACAATGAAAGAAATCCAACGAGCAAAAGACGAATACACAGTAGAAATTCGAAAAATCAAAAATGGTGCAAAAATTTTCCATAAAATTCGACTTTTCCAAACTTACATAAGCATTTAA
- a CDS encoding dicarboxylate/amino acid:cation symporter, translating to MSFPKIPFWIQILVSLMLGLFFGIILNPDSGFVSALSLKPYLPWMKLPGDIFLNLLQMIMIPLVIVSIALGVSSLRNLKDLWNLGSKTLLYFIFTTVVSVSIGISLTLIIKPGNHIQNQTISSNQSSPPTNLDTKQESIPEIIANIVPKNLVNVWSKQQMLSVVFFGMILGIFFLTSRDSGAALKAFCHSLESFCLWVVKVTMNLAPLAVLGLMSYAMVQIGFSLVTGLVSYIGTVLIGLLCVLFFYGILVFLFTRKNPLRFLNQVREIPLLGFSTSSSSSVLPYSLKVAKEKLKLKETVADFVLPLGATINMDGTALYQAVATVFLSQVYQVDLTALDLFLLVGTVTAASIGTAATPGVGLVILASILYTFQIPIEGITILFGVDRFLDMCRTSVNLTGDLSCAFIMDHIWKETKPNEKT from the coding sequence ATGTCATTTCCCAAAATTCCTTTTTGGATCCAGATTCTCGTCTCTTTAATGTTAGGTTTATTTTTCGGTATCATTTTGAATCCGGATTCTGGGTTTGTATCTGCCCTTAGTTTAAAACCTTACCTACCATGGATGAAACTACCTGGAGATATTTTTTTAAACCTATTACAAATGATTATGATTCCACTAGTAATTGTTTCAATTGCGCTTGGAGTCTCTAGTTTAAGAAACCTAAAAGATCTTTGGAATTTAGGAAGTAAAACCTTATTATACTTTATTTTTACAACTGTAGTGTCTGTAAGCATTGGAATTTCCCTCACCCTCATCATCAAACCAGGAAATCACATCCAGAACCAAACAATATCTTCAAACCAAAGTAGTCCTCCTACAAATTTGGATACAAAACAAGAATCCATACCGGAGATCATTGCCAATATCGTACCAAAAAATTTAGTAAACGTTTGGTCAAAACAACAAATGTTATCTGTCGTTTTTTTCGGAATGATATTAGGAATTTTTTTTCTGACTTCCCGTGACTCTGGAGCTGCCTTAAAAGCATTTTGTCATTCTCTTGAAAGTTTTTGTCTTTGGGTGGTTAAGGTGACAATGAACTTAGCCCCCTTAGCAGTTTTGGGACTTATGAGTTATGCCATGGTCCAAATTGGTTTTTCACTTGTGACAGGCTTAGTTTCTTATATAGGAACCGTTCTCATAGGTCTTCTTTGTGTTTTATTTTTTTATGGGATCTTGGTGTTTCTTTTTACGAGGAAAAATCCCTTACGTTTTCTGAACCAAGTTCGTGAAATCCCCTTACTTGGTTTTTCTACTTCTAGTTCCAGCTCCGTCCTTCCTTATTCCTTAAAGGTGGCAAAAGAAAAATTAAAATTAAAGGAAACAGTCGCTGACTTTGTTCTACCCCTTGGTGCTACAATTAATATGGATGGTACTGCTTTGTACCAAGCCGTAGCCACAGTATTCCTCAGCCAAGTATATCAAGTTGATTTGACTGCTTTAGACTTATTTTTGTTAGTTGGTACTGTAACAGCTGCCTCAATTGGAACGGCCGCTACCCCAGGAGTAGGCCTTGTGATCCTCGCATCCATCCTTTATACCTTTCAAATCCCGATCGAAGGGATCACTATTCTTTTTGGAGTTGACCGGTTTTTAGATATGTGTAGAACTTCAGTAAATCTGACCGGCGATCTATCTTGCGCATTTATCATGGACCATATCTGGAAGGAAACAAAACCAAATGAAAAAACTTAA